A genomic window from Salvia miltiorrhiza cultivar Shanhuang (shh) chromosome 5, IMPLAD_Smil_shh, whole genome shotgun sequence includes:
- the LOC130987094 gene encoding anamorsin homolog isoform X2: MGQDKLLVITDQVAVSISAVSDAIKKLRKEDVVKLDPLIITQATSDSLTSLESSSIDDVVSLCKTLEFPSDQLLRNISRVLKPAGAVLFYLASQTAGEQMKNASLERELFLAGFLDIHRESFGVKCKKPSWKIGSSFALKKTSQVLPKVQINDDEDLIDEDSLLTEEDLKKPQLPSGDCEVGITRKACKNCSCGRAEEEEKVKLGLTMDQINNPESACGNCGLGDAFRCSTCPYKGLPKFKLGEKVALSGNFLASDI; this comes from the exons ATGGGGCAGGATAAATTGTTGGTGATCACGGATCAAGTAGCTGTGTCGATATCCGCAGTTTCCGATGCTATTAAGAAGCTAAGGAAGGAAGATGTTGTAAAGCTGGATCCTCTAATCATCACTCAAGCTACCTCAGACA GTTTAACGTCACTGGAATCTTCATCTATAGATGATGTTGTTTCTCTCTGTAAAACATTGGAGTTTCCCAGTGATCAGTTGCTCAGAAATATCTCAAGAGTTTTAAAACCTGCTGGAGCTGTCCTTTTTTATTTGGCTTCTCAAACTGCTGGGGAACAAATG AAAAACGCTTCTCTTGAACGCGAGTTGTTTCTGGCTGGATTCCTGGACATACATAGGGAGTCTTTTGGG GTAAAGTGTAAGAAGCCTTCATGGAAGATTGGATCTTCTTTTGCGCTAAAAAAGACTTCCCAAGTTCTACCAAAAGTTCAGATTAATGATGATGAGGATTTGATTGATGAGGATAGCCTCCTTACTGAAGAGGATTTGAAAAAACCCCAACTGCCCTCTG GTGATTGTGAAGTTGGCATCACGAGGAAAGCTTGCAAAAATTGCAGTTGTGGAAGAGCTGAAGAGGAGGAAAAAGTGAAGCTTGGACTTACTATGGACCAGATTAACAATCCCGAGTCTGCTTGTGGAAAT TGTGGTCTTGGTGATGCTTTTCGGTGTTCTACATGCCCTTACAAAGGTCTTCCAAAATTCAAGCTTGGCGAGAAG GTTGCGTTATCTGGAAACTTCCTCGCTTCCGACATTTAA
- the LOC130987096 gene encoding probable polyamine transporter At1g31830 isoform X1: protein MAPSGEEKNCSPGSGPETEARKSAADAPKTLTSHSQILMPEKLKGGGGGQASIEMGQYNGADYTGISEAPSPRAHHGKKVSLLPLIFLIFYEVSGGPFGVEDSVRAAGPLLALAGFLIFPFIWSVPEALITAEMGTMFPENGGYVVWVSSALGPFWGFQQGWMKWLSGVIDNALYPVLFLDYLKSGIPALAGGLPRVIAVLALTIALTYMNYRGLTIVGWVAVVLGVFSILPFVVMGFISIPKLSPERWLVVDLHNVNWNLYLNTLFWNLNYWDSISTLAGEVENPKKTLPKALFYALILVVLGYFFPLLIGTGAVPLQRDLWADGYFSEIAKMVGGVWLTVWIQGAAAMSNMGMFVTEMSSDSFQLLGMAERGMLPEFFARRSRHGTPLVGILFSASGVLLLSWLSFQEIVAAENFLYCFGMLLEFVAFVRLRIIAPDTPRPYKIPGGTIGAIVMCVPPTMLICVVLALSSLKVMIVSLVAVMLGVILHPCLKHCENKRWLRFSESSDLPDIHAAAAREDETLI from the exons ATGGCACCAAGTGGAGAAGAAAAAAACTGCAGTCCGGGTTCGGGCCCTGAAACAGAGGCCCGAAAATCAGCTGCCGATGCACCTAAAACCCTCACCTCACACTCACAGATTCTCATGCCCGAg AAATTGAAGGGGGGAGGAGGTGGGCAAGCTTCTATTGAAATGGGGCAGTACAATGGTGCTGATTATACAGGCATCAGTGAAGCTCCTTCTCCTAGGGCACATCATGGTAAGAAAGTCTCATTATTACCCCTTATCTTCCTCATATTCTATGAGGTGTCGGGGGGGCCGTTTGGGGTGGAGGATAGTGTGAGGGCAGCTGGTCCACTCCTTGCTCTTGCGGGCTTTTTGATATTCCCATTCATTTGGAGTGTTCCAGAAGCCTTGATAACTGCAGAGATGGGCACAATGTTTCCTGAAAATGGTGGATATGTAGTTTGGGTATCGTCTGCTCTGGGGCCGTTTTGGGGTTTTCAGCAAGGGTGGATGAAATGGTTGAGTGGAGTGATTGACAATGCCCTTTATCCTGTGTTGTTTCTTGATTACCTGAAATCGGGGATCCCTGCTTTGGCCGGGGGTCTGCCTAGGGTTATAGCTGTGTTGGCCTTGACGATTGCCTTGACTTACATGAACTATAGGGGTTTAACCATTGTGGGCTGGGTTGCTGTGGTGCTCGGGGTGTTCTCCATCCTCCCTTTCGTGGTGATGGGGTTTATCTCAATACCGAAGTTGAGTCCTGAAAGATGGCTCGTCGTGGATCTTCACAATGTGAACTGGAATTTGTATCTCAACACCCTCTTTTGGAATTTGAATTATTGGGACTCAATTAGTACTCTTGCAGGGGAAGTAGAAAATCCGAAAAAAACTCTGCCAAAAGCTCTGTTTTACGCGTTAATCCTTGTTGTTCTTGGATATTTCTTCCCTCTGTTAATTGGCACGGGAGCTGTTCCTCTGCAGCGCGACTTGTGGGCCGATGGTTACTTCTCTGAGATAGCGAAAATGGTAGGCGGAGTGTGGTTGACAGTGTGGATTCAGGGAGCTGCAGCTATGTCGAACATGGGGATGTTTGTGACTGAAATGAGCAGCGACTCGTTTCAGCTTCTTGGCATGGCCGAAAGAGGGATGCTCCCGGAGTTCTTTGCCAGAAGATCTCGTCATGGGACACCACTCGTTGGTATACTATTCTCAGCTTCTGGTGTGCTCCTACTCTCGTGGTTGAGCTTCCAAGAGATAGTAGCTGCTGAAAATTTCTTGTATTGCTTTGGGATGTTGTTGGAATTTGTGGCATTCGTGCGTCTCAGAATCATAGCCCCGGATACCCCTCGTCCTTACAAGATCCCTGGCGGGACAATCGGGGCCATCGTGATGTGCGTTCCACCAACCATGCTAATTTGTGTGGTCTTGGCTCTTTCTTCCCTCAAAGTTATGATTGTTAGCCTCGTTGCCGTTATGCTCGGTGTTATACTGCACCCTTGCTTGAAGCACTGCGAAAATAAGAGGTGGCTTAGATTTTCTGAAAGTTCGGATCTTCCAGATATtcatgctgctgctgctcgcgaGGATGAGACTTTGATATGA
- the LOC131026051 gene encoding uncharacterized protein LOC131026051, with protein MDLSSVLARPPTLDSGGKNYNLWKTRMKIYIKSIDERAWVAVLDGWTPPRTTDENGVTSLTPESKWSADERLISNHNSRALNAIFISVDVPAFRMISNCTEARDAWLILQEQCEGSASVRATKMRMLTTKFEISRMRDDETFSAYYEKLCEISNEAVGLGEPISNERLVSKILRSLPERYNMKISSIEETADVATLRVGDLVSKLLTFEMNLEQQKADHVSKSVAFRVEKIPENSEITNLSECTDVDPEEEDDVNLAMLVKIFNNMLKSFKKGKSKNGFRKPSGMSAGSLSNITNVKKNVGTTSEVRSVDHIQCRGCQGMGHYANECPTVARKRHSGLTATLSDDSDSEEEKVLLMATVDEEHLQEEDMIGALENLDDEMIFSDSFSESGTLSYLTEK; from the coding sequence ATGGATTTGTCAAGTGTGTTGGCTCGACCTCCTACTCTTGATAGTGGTGGGAAGAACTACAACTTGTGGAAAACTAGGATGAAAATCTATATCAAATCTATTGATGAACGTGCCTGGGTGGCTGTGTTGGATGGGTGGACTCCACCGCGTACCACTGATGAAAATGGAGTTACTTCTCTCACACCCGAGAGTAAATGGTCTGCTGATGAAAGACTCATTTCTAACCACAACTCCAGAGCCTTAAATGCTATCTTTATCTCTGTTGATGTTCCTGCCTTTCGCATGATTTCTAATTGCACGGAAGCTCGAGATGCTTGGCTCATTTTGCAGGAACAATGTGAAGGATCAGCCAGTGTTAGAGCAACAAAAATGCGAATGTTGACCACCAAATTTGAGATTTCGAGAATGCGCGATGATGAGACTTTCTCTGCATACTATGAAAAACTCTGTGAAATCTCAAATGAAGCTGTTGGACTTGGTGAACCTATTAGCAACGAAAGATTGGTCAGTAAGATACTGAGATCTCTGCCTGAAAGGTATAACATGAAAAtctcttcaattgaagaaactGCTGATGTTGCTACTTTGCGTGTTGGGGATCTGGTCAGTAAGTTGTTAACTTTTGAGATGAATCTCGAACAGCAGAAAGCTGATCATGTGTCCAAAAGTGTGGCTTTTCGTGTTGAAAAGATTCCTGAAAACTCTGAAATTACTAACTTGTCTGAGTGTACAGATGTTGATCCCGAGGAGGAAGATGATGTTAATCTTGCTATGTTGGTTAAAATTTTTAACAACATGCTGAAATCCTTTAAGAAAGGAAAATCCAAAAATGGTTTTAGGAAACCTTCTGGGATGTCTGCTGGATCTTTATCCAACATCACCAATGTTAAGAAGAATGTTGGAACAACATCTGAAGTAAGAAGTGTTGATCACATTCAGTGTAGGGGCTGTCAAGGGATGGGTCACTATGCAAATGAGTGTCCCACAGTTGCAAGAAAAAGGCATTCTGGTCTTACTGCAACTCTTAGTGATGACTCAGATTCTGAGGAGGAAAAAGTTCTCCTTATGGCTACAGTTGATGAAGAGCATTTGCAGGAAGAAGACATGATTGGAGCCCTTGAAAATCTTGATGATGAAATGATTTTTTCAGATAGTTTTTCTGAATCTGGAACTCTTAGTTATCTTACTGAGAAATGA
- the LOC130987094 gene encoding anamorsin homolog isoform X1 has protein sequence MGQDKLLVITDQVAVSISAVSDAIKKLRKEDVVKLDPLIITQATSDSLTSLESSSIDDVVSLCKTLEFPSDQLLRNISRVLKPAGAVLFYLASQTAGEQMKNASLERELFLAGFLDIHRESFGVKCKKPSWKIGSSFALKKTSQVLPKVQINDDEDLIDEDSLLTEEDLKKPQLPSGDCEVGITRKACKNCSCGRAEEEEKVKLGLTMDQINNPESACGNCGLGDAFRCSTCPYKGLPKFKLGEKVCAAPSLENIPAFLCGFLVMFHLTNLS, from the exons ATGGGGCAGGATAAATTGTTGGTGATCACGGATCAAGTAGCTGTGTCGATATCCGCAGTTTCCGATGCTATTAAGAAGCTAAGGAAGGAAGATGTTGTAAAGCTGGATCCTCTAATCATCACTCAAGCTACCTCAGACA GTTTAACGTCACTGGAATCTTCATCTATAGATGATGTTGTTTCTCTCTGTAAAACATTGGAGTTTCCCAGTGATCAGTTGCTCAGAAATATCTCAAGAGTTTTAAAACCTGCTGGAGCTGTCCTTTTTTATTTGGCTTCTCAAACTGCTGGGGAACAAATG AAAAACGCTTCTCTTGAACGCGAGTTGTTTCTGGCTGGATTCCTGGACATACATAGGGAGTCTTTTGGG GTAAAGTGTAAGAAGCCTTCATGGAAGATTGGATCTTCTTTTGCGCTAAAAAAGACTTCCCAAGTTCTACCAAAAGTTCAGATTAATGATGATGAGGATTTGATTGATGAGGATAGCCTCCTTACTGAAGAGGATTTGAAAAAACCCCAACTGCCCTCTG GTGATTGTGAAGTTGGCATCACGAGGAAAGCTTGCAAAAATTGCAGTTGTGGAAGAGCTGAAGAGGAGGAAAAAGTGAAGCTTGGACTTACTATGGACCAGATTAACAATCCCGAGTCTGCTTGTGGAAAT TGTGGTCTTGGTGATGCTTTTCGGTGTTCTACATGCCCTTACAAAGGTCTTCCAAAATTCAAGCTTGGCGAGAAGGTATGTGCTGCACCATCTCTTGAAAATATTCCTGCTTTTCTGTGTGGCTTTTTGGTGATGTTCCACTTAACAAACTTGTCATAA
- the LOC130987096 gene encoding probable polyamine transporter At1g31830 isoform X2 gives MKTHTHTPLQQCPPATICSLRSFSGGLIRKLKGGGGGQASIEMGQYNGADYTGISEAPSPRAHHGKKVSLLPLIFLIFYEVSGGPFGVEDSVRAAGPLLALAGFLIFPFIWSVPEALITAEMGTMFPENGGYVVWVSSALGPFWGFQQGWMKWLSGVIDNALYPVLFLDYLKSGIPALAGGLPRVIAVLALTIALTYMNYRGLTIVGWVAVVLGVFSILPFVVMGFISIPKLSPERWLVVDLHNVNWNLYLNTLFWNLNYWDSISTLAGEVENPKKTLPKALFYALILVVLGYFFPLLIGTGAVPLQRDLWADGYFSEIAKMVGGVWLTVWIQGAAAMSNMGMFVTEMSSDSFQLLGMAERGMLPEFFARRSRHGTPLVGILFSASGVLLLSWLSFQEIVAAENFLYCFGMLLEFVAFVRLRIIAPDTPRPYKIPGGTIGAIVMCVPPTMLICVVLALSSLKVMIVSLVAVMLGVILHPCLKHCENKRWLRFSESSDLPDIHAAAAREDETLI, from the exons atgaaaacacacacacacactccacttCAACAATGCCCTCCAGCAACGATCTGCAGTCTGCGATCTTTTAGCGGAGGTTTAATAAGA AAATTGAAGGGGGGAGGAGGTGGGCAAGCTTCTATTGAAATGGGGCAGTACAATGGTGCTGATTATACAGGCATCAGTGAAGCTCCTTCTCCTAGGGCACATCATGGTAAGAAAGTCTCATTATTACCCCTTATCTTCCTCATATTCTATGAGGTGTCGGGGGGGCCGTTTGGGGTGGAGGATAGTGTGAGGGCAGCTGGTCCACTCCTTGCTCTTGCGGGCTTTTTGATATTCCCATTCATTTGGAGTGTTCCAGAAGCCTTGATAACTGCAGAGATGGGCACAATGTTTCCTGAAAATGGTGGATATGTAGTTTGGGTATCGTCTGCTCTGGGGCCGTTTTGGGGTTTTCAGCAAGGGTGGATGAAATGGTTGAGTGGAGTGATTGACAATGCCCTTTATCCTGTGTTGTTTCTTGATTACCTGAAATCGGGGATCCCTGCTTTGGCCGGGGGTCTGCCTAGGGTTATAGCTGTGTTGGCCTTGACGATTGCCTTGACTTACATGAACTATAGGGGTTTAACCATTGTGGGCTGGGTTGCTGTGGTGCTCGGGGTGTTCTCCATCCTCCCTTTCGTGGTGATGGGGTTTATCTCAATACCGAAGTTGAGTCCTGAAAGATGGCTCGTCGTGGATCTTCACAATGTGAACTGGAATTTGTATCTCAACACCCTCTTTTGGAATTTGAATTATTGGGACTCAATTAGTACTCTTGCAGGGGAAGTAGAAAATCCGAAAAAAACTCTGCCAAAAGCTCTGTTTTACGCGTTAATCCTTGTTGTTCTTGGATATTTCTTCCCTCTGTTAATTGGCACGGGAGCTGTTCCTCTGCAGCGCGACTTGTGGGCCGATGGTTACTTCTCTGAGATAGCGAAAATGGTAGGCGGAGTGTGGTTGACAGTGTGGATTCAGGGAGCTGCAGCTATGTCGAACATGGGGATGTTTGTGACTGAAATGAGCAGCGACTCGTTTCAGCTTCTTGGCATGGCCGAAAGAGGGATGCTCCCGGAGTTCTTTGCCAGAAGATCTCGTCATGGGACACCACTCGTTGGTATACTATTCTCAGCTTCTGGTGTGCTCCTACTCTCGTGGTTGAGCTTCCAAGAGATAGTAGCTGCTGAAAATTTCTTGTATTGCTTTGGGATGTTGTTGGAATTTGTGGCATTCGTGCGTCTCAGAATCATAGCCCCGGATACCCCTCGTCCTTACAAGATCCCTGGCGGGACAATCGGGGCCATCGTGATGTGCGTTCCACCAACCATGCTAATTTGTGTGGTCTTGGCTCTTTCTTCCCTCAAAGTTATGATTGTTAGCCTCGTTGCCGTTATGCTCGGTGTTATACTGCACCCTTGCTTGAAGCACTGCGAAAATAAGAGGTGGCTTAGATTTTCTGAAAGTTCGGATCTTCCAGATATtcatgctgctgctgctcgcgaGGATGAGACTTTGATATGA
- the LOC131026053 gene encoding uncharacterized protein LOC131026053 yields the protein MDLSSVSARPPTLDSGGKNYNLWKTRMKIYIKSIDERAWVAVLDGWTPPRTTDENGVTSLTPESKWSADERLISNHNSRALNAIFISVDVPAFRMISNCTEARDAWLILQEQCEGSASVRATKMRMLTTKFEISRMRDDETFSAYYEKLCEISNEAVGLGEPISNERLVSKILRSLPERYNMKISSIEETADVATLRVGDLVSKLLTFEMNLEQQKADHVSKSVAFRVEKIPENSEITNLSECTDVDPEEEDDVNLAMLVKIFNNMLKSFKKGKSKNGFRKPSGMSAGSLSNITNVKKNVGTTSEVRSVDHIQCRGCQGMGHYANECPTVARKRHSGLTATLSDDSDSEEEKVLLMATVDEEHLQEEDMIGALENLDDEMIFSDSFSESGTLSYLTEK from the coding sequence ATGGATTTGTCAAGTGTGTCGGCTCGACCTCCTACTCTTGATAGTGGTGGGAAGAACTACAACTTGTGGAAAACTAGGATGAAAATCTATATCAAATCTATTGATGAACGTGCCTGGGTGGCTGTGTTGGATGGGTGGACTCCACCGCGTACCACTGATGAAAATGGAGTTACTTCTCTCACACCCGAGAGTAAATGGTCTGCTGATGAAAGACTCATTTCTAACCACAACTCCAGAGCCTTAAATGCTATCTTTATCTCTGTTGATGTTCCTGCCTTTCGCATGATTTCTAATTGCACGGAAGCTCGAGATGCTTGGCTCATTTTGCAGGAACAATGTGAAGGATCAGCCAGTGTTAGAGCAACAAAAATGCGAATGTTGACCACCAAATTTGAGATTTCGAGAATGCGCGATGATGAGACTTTCTCTGCATACTATGAAAAACTCTGTGAAATCTCAAATGAAGCTGTTGGACTTGGTGAACCTATTAGCAACGAAAGATTGGTCAGTAAGATACTGAGATCTCTGCCTGAAAGGTATAACATGAAAAtctcttcaattgaagaaactGCTGATGTTGCTACTTTGCGTGTTGGGGATCTGGTCAGTAAGTTGTTAACTTTTGAGATGAATCTCGAACAGCAGAAAGCTGATCATGTGTCCAAAAGTGTGGCTTTTCGTGTTGAAAAGATTCCTGAAAACTCTGAAATTACTAACTTGTCTGAGTGTACAGATGTTGATCCCGAGGAGGAAGATGATGTTAATCTTGCTATGTTGGTTAAAATTTTTAACAACATGCTGAAATCCTTTAAGAAAGGAAAATCCAAAAATGGTTTTAGGAAACCTTCTGGGATGTCTGCTGGATCTTTATCCAACATCACCAATGTTAAGAAGAATGTTGGAACAACATCTGAAGTAAGAAGTGTTGATCACATTCAGTGTAGGGGCTGTCAAGGGATGGGTCACTATGCAAATGAGTGTCCCACAGTTGCAAGAAAAAGGCATTCTGGTCTTACTGCAACTCTTAGTGATGACTCAGATTCTGAGGAGGAAAAAGTTCTCCTTATGGCTACAGTTGATGAAGAGCATTTGCAGGAAGAAGACATGATTGGAGCCCTTGAAAATCTTGATGATGAAATGATTTTTTCAGATAGTTTTTCTGAATCTGGAACTCTTAGTTATCTTACTGAGAAATGA
- the LOC131026052 gene encoding uncharacterized protein LOC131026052 has protein sequence MDKNPDLSSLIKSLIQHFGSPESAAKHLSALPQMAESTDKPSSSQTPVEVAGGSFPVASSPKGSPKRSTIESSVGADVDPVSLQMVEIPINPEPISTVPPLENVHSKMAPESSAKVDENLTKGKTSLPNPTVHATSEKSTGLPAVGVTQHQTSLPTPSGESIPSSKEESAFASPDTSLERIGEIAKEALLDLASQPGSDVDKASAVAEEECVAGDIPTSMDVDDSEKIPDVGQDVDPEESTDVIDVDTFVPDKKSRKRKAGVASLRRSSRSKSTRVIPSTLNLPSREDSDVGPTSQPPVLKPKVEHSPTSKSGKVSSTSHTTSPRISCSGSSSESEVEVSKSYSTRFYTREAKNALKVLAARKFHNDRRADEDFFSKYRLDILLQDRGMWGTVVNVFPYDADIVREFYVNLMTEAFDPKSVKFGKGFVRGKVFDFSPSAINKACYTANTNTDDVEVDDDEMTRELTGGKLKAWTSKFAASTLSWKYSVLHKIAVYNWLPSKNTTALTKEQAEFIFKVGKPLAFNFGEQVFANISRAAFKSTGGSMLPFPSLIYNLLVQQKLKEREEVVLVEEKNLLEFSKTLLTPDRVKDLPYEPPRAGPTLSPQPDDEADSAEAEIDMYGEDEDVDRATAPDVALDVSNIISVKAHLTRETSTSRKGKEPAGDSEVEIDLDVAELIKAREDLLKLKRQVQLMVDRTIKMGQDMLARVDCCD, from the coding sequence ATGGACAAAAATCCTGATCTTTCCTCTCTCATCAAGAGTCTGATCCAACACTTTGGATCACCGGAAAGTGCTGCCAAACATCTCTCCGCCCTCCCTCAGATGGCCGAATCAACCGACAAACCCTCGTCTTCTCAAACTCCGGTGGAAGTCGCAGGAGGATCTTTTCCTGTAGCTTCTTCTCCAAAAGGCTCTCCGAAGAGAAGCACCATTGAATCGTCTGTAGGGGCTGATGTTGATCCTGTCTCTCTGCAAATGGTAGAAATTCCCATCAACCCTGAGCCGATCTCCACTGTTCCTCCCCTTGAGAATGTTCATTCAAAGATGGCGCCTGAGTCCTCTGCAAAAGTTGACGAAAATCTCACGAAGGGGAAAACTTCTCTTCCAAACCCCACTGTTCATGCGACCTCGGAAAAATCCACAGGACTTCCAGCTGTTGGTGTTACTCAACATCAAACTTCACTTCCTACTCCAAGCGGAGAGTCAATTCCGTCTTCAAAAGAGGAATCAGCGTTTGCTTCTCCAGATACCTCTTTGGAGAGAATTGGGGAAATTGCCAAAGAGGCGTTGCTTGATCTTGCTTCACAACCGGGGTCAGATGTTGATAAAGCTTCTGCTGTTGCTGAAGAAGAATGTGTCGCTGGAGATATTCCCACATCCATGGATGTTGATGACTCTGAAAAAATTCCTGATGTTGGTCAGGATGTTGATCCAGAAGAAAGCACAGATGTTATTGATGTTGACACCTTTGTCCCTGACAAGAAAAGCCGAAAACGTAAAGCTGGAGTAGCCTCTCTCAGGAGGTCCTCAAGGTCAAAATCCACACGGGTGATCCCTTCTACTCTAAATCTTCCTAGCCGAGAAGACAGTGATGTTGGTCCAACATCACAGCCTCCTGTTCTCAAGCCAAAGGTTGAGCATTCTCCCACCTCAAAGAGCGGAAAGGTATCCTCTACCTCTCATACTACCTCCCCTCGCATCAGCTGCTCTGGAAGCTCCTCTGAATCAGAGGTTGAGGTTAGTAAGTCATACTCCACTCGTTTTTACACTCGTGAAGCAAAGAATGCTCTCAAAGTGTTGGCTGCTAGGAAGTTTCATAATGATAGACGTGCGGATGAGGATTTCTTTTCAAAGTATAGGCTTGATATTCTCTTGCAAGATAGGGGCATGTGGGGTACGGTTGTAAATGTTTTTCCCTATGATGCTGACATTGTTAGGGAGTTCTATGTTAATCTGATGACAGAAGCCTTTGACCCAAAATCTGTCAAGTTTGGGAAAGGTTTTGTTAGGGGTAAGGTCTTTGATTTCTCCCCATCTGCCATTAACAAAGCTTGTTACACTGCGAATACCAACACTGATGATGTTGaggttgatgatgatgagatgaCTAGGGAGTTGACTGGAGGGAAACTTAAGGCTTGGACCTCGAAGTTTGCTGCATCCACTTTGTCTTGGAAATATTCTGTGCTTCACAAGATTGCAGTTTACAACTGGCTTCCAAGCAAAAACACTACTGCTCTAACCAAAGAACAAGCTGAATTTATCTTTAAAGTTGGTAAGCCTCTGGCTTTCAACTTTGGTGAGCAAGTGTTTGCTAACATCTCTCGTGCAGCCTTTAAATCCACAGGTGGAAGTATGCTTCCCTTCCCAAGCCTCATCTATAATCTCTTGGTTCAGCAAAAACTCAAGGAGAGAGAGGAAGTTGTGCTTGTTGAAGAGAAGAATCTACTTGAGTTTTCCAAAACGCTCCTCACTCCTGATCGTGTCAAAGATCTCCCCTACGAACCTCCACGTGCTGGTCCTACCTTGTCTCCTCAGCCTGATGATGAAGCTGACTCTGCTGAAGCTGAGATTGACATGTATGGTGAAGATGAAGATGTTGATCGTGCGACTGCTCCTGATGTTGCACTTGATGTTTCCAACATCATTTCTGTCAAAGCACATCTCACTAGAGAAACATCCACATCTCGTAAAGGCAAGGAACCAGCTGGAGATTCAGAAGTTGAGATTGATCTTGATGTTGCAGAGCTCATCAAGGCCAGAGAGGATCTTCTCAAGCTCAAAAGACAAGTGCAGTTGATGGTGGATCGGACGATCAAAATGGGACAGGACATGCTTGCACGGGTCGATTGCTGTGACTAA